In Candidatus Poribacteria bacterium, the genomic window TCGTCGGAGCGATCCATCGCCGACCTGAGCAGCGGACAGCCCGCGCGCCAGATCCGCGCGGCGGCTCGGCTCGTGAAGTCACCGGACGCGAAGACGATCCCAGCCCTCACGGCGGCGATGCGTTCCGAGGACGCCGACGTTCGGGCGGCGTGCTCCCGCGCGATCGCTCAGACGGGCGACCGTGGAGCCATTGAGCGCGCCGCCACGGTGATGGCGCAGGACGCGATGGGCCCGGTTCCCGACGTGGCGATCCGGGCGGTCAACATCCTGGGCGAGCTCGGTCAGCCGGCGCTTCCGGAGCTCATGACGGTTGCCACGGTGGTGACAGAGGAGCCGCTGCGCAAGGCGTCCGAGTCAGGGCTGGATCGTCTCTTGGTTCCGGAAGAGGTCTCGCCAACCGACCGCGACCGCGCGATGGAAGTGCTGCTGGCGGCGCTGGAGGAGACGGATCGGACGCTCTACGACGCGAGCTTTGCGACGCTCCGGTTCGTTACGCCTCTCATGACCGAATCGTTGATCGAGCACGGGCTGTCGTATCCGAATCCGTTCGTTCGCAAAGCCGTCGCCATCGCCCTTTCGAGCCAGGCGACGGTTCCCGTGGCCAAGGCGCTTGCGGCCTCGCTCAACGATCCAGACTCCGACGTGAGGACGGCGGCTGCCGAGGCGCTGGGCGTGATCCGGAACCCGGGCGCGAAAGAGTACCTGCAGCGTGCTGCGGAGACTGACATCGATCTGGGCGTCCGACGCGCAGCACAATCCGCCCTGGATGCGCTGCCCTGACTTCCCGCCGAGAAGGAATGCCCATGGACGTGATCGAGGCGATCCGTACGCGCCGCAGCATCGGGACAGTCCGTGAGGACACGCCTCCCATCGAGGCGATCCACGCGATCCTCGAGGCGGGCACGTGGGCTCCGAACCATTACGGGGTGGAACCCTGGCGGTTCTTCGTGCTCACGGGCGATGCCCGGGCTCGCCTCGGAGATGTGGACGCTGCGATCACGGCGGACACGCTCCCGGACCATATCGACGCCGCCGTGAAGGCGGACCTCCTTGCGAAGCAGAAGGCGAAATCGTTCCGCGCTCCCTACATCATCATCGTGGTCGTCGACAAGCCCTCGGCTGAGAAGGTCATCTACATCGAGAACATCGCGGCGGTGGGAGCCGCCGTCCAGAACATGCTGCTCGCCGCACACTCGCTCGGTCTGGGAGCCAAGTGGCGGACCGGCAAGGTCGCCTACAGCGCGCGAACCAAGGCGTTCCTTGGGCTGGACGATGACGCGGACATTCTCGGCTTCGTCTATGTCGGCTACCCCGACGAGGAGCCCGAGCCCGGCGAGCGGCAGCCGTTCGACCGCAAGACGACCTGGCTCACGTAGGACGGGCACCCGTGCAGCCGCTCGCGATCGTCTTCTTGGCATTCGTGGCGACCATCACGGCGATCTATGGCGCTGCCGCGTTCGCGTTGGTCGCCGGGTCGTGGATGCTGCCAAGGGGGGGGCGTCGCCATCTGAATGCTGCCGACCTGCCCTTCGTAACGGTTGTCGTGGCGGCGCGCAACGAGTCGTCGAACGTCGCCGCTTGTCTCGACTCTCTGCTCGCCGTCGATTATCCCACCGACCGCTTCGAGGTGTTGTTCATCGACGACCACTCCGAAGACGACACGCGTTCCCGCGCCGAAGCCATCGCCGCCCAATGCGGCAACGTTCGCGTCCTCGCCCTAGCCGATCTCACTGACGACCGGCTTCGAGGCAAGCAGAACGCGTTGGACTTCGGCATCCGAAGCAGTCAGGGCTCCATCATCGCGAGCACCGATGCGGACTGCGTCGTTCCGCCCACGTGGCTGTCGAACATCGTGAGCCACTTTCTGGACGACACCGGCGTCGTCATCGGGTTCTCGATGCTGGATCGCCCGCGTGTACGCGACCGCGCGCTGGTCAAGCTCCAATCGCTGGAGCTCCTCGCCCTGTTCGCGACGTTCGCCGCCAGCCTGCGGTGGAACATCGCGCTGGCGTGCACCGGCAACAACCTGGCGTATCGAAGATCGGTCTACGAGGAGCTCGGCGGATTCTCCAAGATGGGATTCACCGTCGCCGAAGACAACATGTTCGTGCAGTGGGTGAACCGTCACACGACGTGGCGCATCGAAGTCGCCACGGAAGCCGCCGCAACCGTGTGGACCGCGCCGATGCCGACGTTCCGGGCGTTCTTGAGACAACGCCTCCGATGGGCGTCGAACAGCTTGGAGAACCGCTTTTCGGCGGTGTGGTTCATGGTCGTCGCGTACGGCGTGAACTGGCTCATGCCGACGGCAGTCGTCCTGGGCTTGCTCGGATGGGTGTCGCTGCCCTGGGCGCTCGCCATCGCCTCCGTGAAGGCTCTGCCGGAGCTATGCCACCTGTGGCGCACGCTCTCCTTGTTCGGTCGGCGGGACCTGCTGCCGTACGTGCCACTCGTGGGGCCCTTCCACACGCTCTACGTGCTGATCGTTGGCATCGCCGGTCTGTCGGGACGCGTTGTCTGGAAGGACCGGGAACACGACACGCAGCGGAAACGTTGACCGCCGGGGAGGAACCCATATGGCGGAGCTCGTGACCAGGCGTCTGCGGATACGAAGGTTCCGGGCAACCGATTGGCGCGAGATGCAGGACTACGTGTCCAGACCGGACGTCACGCGGTACGACCACGAATACCCGACGTCCGACGAAGCGTGCCGGAGCTTGGCGCAGTTCTTCGCCGGCAATGACGGCTTCTGGGCGGTATGCCTCCAGGAAGCGGGACAGCTCATCGGTCACGTCGTCTGCACGCGAAAGGAGCCGGCTGAACTGATGACCTGGCAGCTCGGGTTCGTGTTCAACCCGTCATACCACGGCAGAGGCTACGCGACCGAAGCCTGCCATAGGGTTCTCGAGCACGTGTTCGTGGATCAGGGAGCTTACCGCGTCGAGTCGGCGTGCCACCCGGACAACATCCCGTCGTGGCGACTCATGGAGCGACTCGGCATGCGCTGTGAAGCCCGTCACGTCAAGAGCGGCTTCCTGAGACGGTCGCAAAGCGGCGACCCGATCTGGTGGGATTCGCGTATCTACGCCATACTGGCGGACGAATGGCGGTCGGTTCCGACGCTGGTTTAGGGGGATCGCATGCAACTGCGGGGGAAGGTCGCGCTCGTCACCGGCGCGAACTCGGGCATTGGCGAAGCGTCTGCGCGGCTTTACGCGGCTGAGGGCGCGAGGGTCGGTCTGCTCGCGCGACGAGTAGACAAGACTCGAGAGACGGTTCGCGAGATCGTCGATGCAGGCGGCGAAGCGATGGCGCTGACGGCGGACATTTCGCAGCCCGACCAGATATCGGGCGCGATGGACGAGTTGGTCGCGAAGTGGGGCAGGCTCGACATCGTGTTGGCGAACGCCGGTATCAACGGGGTCTGGGCCCCTATCGAAGACCTGACGCCGGAGGAATGGGATCAGACGCTGGGCATCAACCTCAAGGGCACGTTCCTGACGGTGAAGTACGCGATTCCGCATCTGAAAAAGCAGGGAGGCTCCGTCATCATCACGTCTTCGATCAACGGGACTCGGCAGTGGAGCCTTACGGGAGCCACCGCCTACTCCTGCTCGAAGATGGGCCAGGTGACATTCGCCAAGCACGCTGCCGTCGAGTTGGGTCGGTTCGGCATCCGCGTCAACGTGATCTGCCCGGGCTGGATCCAGACGAACATCGGCGAGAACACGTGGCCCCGGAACCGCGAAGACGTACGCATTCCCGTGCAGTTCCCGACGGGAAGGAACCCGCTGACTCGCAAAGGTCCCGGCAGTCCGGAGCAATGCGCGCAATTGGCGTTGTTCCTCGCTTCCGACGCGTCGAGCCACATCAACGGGTCGGAAATCTGGATCGATGGCGGCGAGTCGCTCGTCACGGTCGGCTAGGGCGCAACCGTGCCCATGAGTCCTGACCCGACCGCTCCGCTGACACCATTCGTCTCGTCATGTGCTGACTGCGCGCCGCGAGGGCACCTATGAAGCTGAATGTCGGCTGCGGCATGGACTACCGCGAAGGCTATGTCAACATCGACGCGAGCGATAGGCTGCCGCGAGTCGACCTCGTCCTCGACGTCTCGGATCCACAGTGGCGAAGCCGATTCACGGAGGCATCGGCAGAACGCATCGTCGCGCAGGATCTTCTCGAGCATCACTTCCATTGGCAAGCCGTGAGACTCCTTGCGGACTTCCTGTGGCTCCTACAACCTGGCGGCGACTTGGAAGTGCGAGTGCCGGACGCCGCGCGTCTGCTGCGCCGCTGGTGGGCGTCGCCGGAGAAGCGGGTCCGCCAGTTGTTCGGGGGTCAAGACATCGCTAGCCCGCGCGACTCCGCCGAGATGGAAGAATCCCGGCGAATGAACCCCGAGCTGTTCTGCCACCGGTATGCGTACACGCGAGCGATGATGCGGACCGAGCTCAAGAGCGCAGGCTACGCTGACATCACGACGACACGCCAGGGGCCCAACTTCGTCGCGAAGGCGCGGAAGCCGAAATAGCCACACCGACATCGGTTCCACTGAGAAGGACCACAGACACCATGTCGACGCATCGAGGGATCCGCATGGTTCAGGACGACCGCATCGGAGCCGCCATCGGCGAAGCCGCGAGGAGCCAGCTAGACAGGCGGCTCGCGGCAATCCATGCGGCGTTCGCCGAGGAAGCGACGATGCCGGTCGAGGAGCTCCAGAGACGACTCCGCGCATGGACTCGCAGCCACCAGCAGACGCGAGACATCGAGCAGGTCGTGCGCCTTGCCGAGCGCGTTCGGAACGAATTCGCTGTCCTCGTGACGATCGGGATCGGTGGGTCGGACCTGAGCGCGCGCGTCTACCACGACGTTCTGAACCACCCGTACCACAATCTGCTCCCACCCAAAGAGCGCGGTGGAGCCCCGGAAGTCTACTTCACCGGGGATACGTTCGACCCAATGCGACTGAACGGTCTGCTCGATATGCTGACGTCGCGGGGACTGCTCAGCCAGACGCTGTTCAACGTGATCAGCAAGTCGGGGAGGACCGGCGAGACCATCGCCTCGTTGATGATCGTCCGAGATGCGCTCCGGGCTCTTCCGGGGGCATCGACGTACGGCTGGCGGCGGCAGGTCGTGGCGACTACGGGACTCAACGACGGCAGCGCCTTGTTCCAGCTCCATGGCGAGAGCCCCTTCTACGGAGACGAACTGCTCCCTGTGCCGGACGGCGTCGGAGGGCGGTTCTCCGCCTTCTCACCGGTTGGCACGTTCTTTCTCGCCGCGACGGCGGGCAAGGGCGAGACTCCGCGTTCGCGGCTGGAGGACGCCCTGGCGGGAGTTGAGGATGCCGCCGGAGCTTTCGCTGCGCCACCTGACGCGGATGCCAACGTCGCCTGCCGGTTGGCGCGCTGGCTTCACGTCGGCGAGACGTTCGGCGGCAAATCGACGGTCGTGTTCTACCACTATGCCGACTGCCGCAGCCTCGGCGACTGGTTCACGCAGCTCGTCGAGGAGTCGATTCAGGAACGCGGCGAGGGCGTCAATGTCATCCCGACATGCGGGCCCACGGGCAATCACTCGATCCTCAACGGGATTCTCGCGGGCCCGCGCGACAAGTCGGTGCTCTTCACGACGTGGGAGGACCTGGGAACCGATCGGGCGATACCTGCCGACCTGGGCATCGACGGCGAGATGAAGTCGCTCGAAGGGCTGACAATGGCGCAGATGCAGGCGGCGTCGTACAGTGGCACGGCAGAGGATTTGACGGCGAACGGCATCCCCACGGCGACCCTTTGGTCGCCACGGAGAGACGCACGGAGTCTCTGTCGCCTCATGCGCGTGTTCATGGACACCGTCGCGATGAAGGGCAGGCTACAGCGGCTCCATGTCACCGACGAGTCGCAGGTGGACCCGACGCACGACCTGACGTACCTCCAGGACGGCGTCGAGGGCTACAAGAAGCGCACGCTGCGGTTTGCCGTAGAACTGCGGAAGGCATGAGCCAGCCCGGACGGATCGCGTACATCCGACCTGCCATTGGACGCCACGACGCCTCGTGGTATGCTCGAGCCACGGTGAGGTTGCCCCGGCTCGTGTGGACGACACGACGGTCGTCGTGACGGGTGGTGGCTTACGGAGACCCCTATGCTTTCCTCGAAGACTGAGACCATCGTCGAGGCGCTCAAGAAGCAAGCGCCTCCGGTTTCCCTTGCGCCTCAAGCGATCAGAGACCCGGAACTGGCGCACGCGATCGCATCTCTGGACACTCGTTCGCTGTTCTCCGTTCCGGTGGCTGAGCCGGCGTTCGCGCAGGCGTTCCTCAGCGGGCTTTACCTGCTGAACGACGACCTGTGGGAGTCCCACCGGTTGGCGATGAGCGACAGCGCTCCGGAGGTCGCGCGAGCCACGCTCGATTACTGGCACGGCATCATGCATCGACGCGAGCCGGACTACCCGAACTCCAAGTATTGGTTCCGGCGCGTCGGTTCCCATGAGCTCTTCCCACAAGTTCTGTCGGCGGCGCAAGCCACGCTGGCGTCCACCGGGCCCACGGTTGTCGACGCGGTACGGTCGTGGAAGGTATGGAACCCGTTCGCCGTCGTGGACATGGTTGAGCATCTCGCAAGCCGCAGCGGAGCCGATGTCGAAGTTCTCCAGACGATCCAGGCACACGAGATGCTCCTCCTGTTGGACTACTCGGCGCGTCGGGCTACGGGACGGCGATGAAGCACCCGGGTGCTGCCGCGTTGTTCGCCCTCCTCGTCGTAGCCGCGTTGGCGCTCTGGGCTGCCGACGAAGATGCGCCGTCGAGTCCCACCGACTTGGGCTCTACTTCGGAGCGGGTCGGACCGAGCCTCGTGCATGCCCTCGACGACCTTGCCGCGAACCCGCTGGCGGAGAAATGTTTCACCTGCCACGGCACAGAACCGAGCGCACGGGAGTGGGCGGAGTCCGGTCATGCATCGAACCTCGCGGCGTTGCGCAGGAGCCCGCTCGCGCAGGATGAGTGCTTGCCATGCCATTCGGCTCCGGCAGCGCCGACGGCGGCGAAGGCATGGAACCCGGACGGTGCGGGGCTCCAGGCAACGATATCGACGGCGGTCAACGAGGTGTCGTGTTCCTCGTGCCACAGCCACCTGAGCAAGCGCGACGCGCTGCTGGCGATGCCCGTCTCGCAGTTGTGCATCTCATGTCACACGATGGACTGCGGGTGCTCCGGCGAAGGCGTGATCCACCAGTCGCAAAGCGAGCTGTTCTTGGGCATCAAGGGCAAGGGGGTTCCCCCGACGCCGTCGATCCACGCGATTGAGACGAAGGGCAACTGCGCGTCGTGCCACATGTACCGACCTGCCGACACGGAGGGACAGGCGCTATCGTCGGGAGGGCATACGTTCCGAGCGGGCTGGGACAGTTGCTCGCGATGCCACGGCAACGGACCGAGCCTGACATCCTCGCGTAAGCGGCAGACTACGGCGTTGATGCGGCGCGTCGAGGCGGCGCTGGCGGATTCCTCAACGCGCAACGTATCCAAGTCGGCGCTCGAAGCGGCGCAATGGAACTATCAGATGGTTCTCAAAGACGGCGGCTACGGCGTCCATAATCCTACGTACGCGGCGCTGCTGCTTCGGCAGAGCCTTCGGTACCTCGGCGTGGAGCCGTAGGCGACCGCCGATTCCCGCGGGAACGACGCTGGGCTACTATATATCAGCGATCCGGCGATGCTTCAGCCATAACGCGTGACGAGGGAAGCAGTCAGCCATGGCAGGACGTAGGATCGGGGTACTGACGGGCGGTGGAGACACCAGCGCGCTGAATGCGACGCTCAAGGGCATCGCATTGGAGGCGGAGGACCACGGAGACTCGGTCATCGGCATCGAAGCCGGTTGGGCAGGCATGCTCGCAGACGGCTCTGCCGTGCACTTGCCCGCTTCGTCCATCGATGCGAGTCGTGGCGGGACGATCATTCGCACATCTCGCACGAACCTACGACGCATCGAAGGCGGTATCGAGCAGGCGTCCGAGCGCCTGACGCGGCTGGGACTCGATGGTCTGATCGCCATCGGGGGCGACGACACCCTGACGGTCGGAGTCGAGCTCGCGAAGTTCCATAGCGGCGTTCCCATCGACTTCGTCACGAAGACGATCGACAACGACGTCGGCACCAATCCCGGGCAAGGGGCTTCCTACGACTACGCCGCGATGACGAACTACTTCTGCCCCGGCTTCCCGACCGCCGCATCGTGGCTGATCGAGGCGGCAGACGCGCTCCGAACCACGGCATACTCCCATGACCGCGTCCTCGTCTTGGAGGCGATGGGCAGAACCGCCGGCTGGCTCGCCTTGTCCACGGCGTTCGGCGGCGCGGACTTCATCGTGATACCGGAGAGCCCGCTGGACATCCACCCGTTCCTCGAACTGGCTGCCGAGCGGTTCCGCGAGCGGCGTCACCTGGTCATCGTCATCGCCGAAGGGGCTGTTGGGCCCAACGGCAAACCGTTGACCGAGTCCGGAGTGAAGGACAGCTTCGGTCACGCGCGGTTGGGCGGCTGCTCGGAGTGGCTCGCTCGCGAACTCAAAGCCGACCTGGCTGAGCGCCTTGGGCTCCTGAGCGCATCGGGAATCAGCAACGTGATCGCGTCGTATCTCCAGCGGTGCGGGTCGCCGTCGGAGGTGGACCGTGAGACGGCGTGTGCCCTCGGACGCGAAGCCGTGCGAACGCTGCTGGCTGGAGACTCCGGCAAAGTCGCCTGCCCTGTGCTGAAGGGCGACGAGATCGTGCCGGCGTCCCTCGACGTCGACCAAGTTCTGCCGCGCGACGCAGGCGGGACGATCATTCCGCGAACCGTCGATCCGCGCCTCTACGATGCGGATCGCTTCCAGATCACCGAGACGGGGATCCGGTACTTCGAGCGATTCATGGGACCCAAGCCGGACGAATACTCCACTCCGGCGCTTCGTCCGTATCCCTCGTGAGTCCGACGCGACCGTCGGACGCCTGTGACTGAGCCATGGAGACCCTCCGCGGAACGATCCAGGAGATCGTCTTCCACAGCGAAGACACCGGGTTCGTGGTTGCCAGGCTGAGTCCGGCAGGGCCCGACGGCGAACTCGTGACGGTCGTCGGCAGACTGGCAGCCATCGCGGTGGGTGAGCAGATCGAGGCGACCGGCGCGTGGGTGGAGCACCCGTCCTACGGGAGGCAGTTCCGCGCCGACTCCATCGTGCCCGAGCTCCCGACCACGCTCGATGGAATGGCGCGCTACCTCGGCACGGGGGTCGGCGAAGTCACCGCCCGCCGAATCGTCGACCACTTCGGCGAGCGCACGTTCGCCGTTCTCACCGAAACCCCAGACGACCTGCGACAAGTGCCTGGTGTGGGACCGGTTCGTTTGGCTCGCCTCCGCGACTTCTGGGAGCGGAACCAGGGCACGCGCAACCTGGCGGCGTTCATGAGTTCCGTCGGCATCGGGCCCGCGCTCGCGGCACGGATCGAGAAGCAGTTCGGCGACGATGCGGGAAGAATCGTCCAAGATGAACCGTACCGTCTGGCTCGCGAAGTCTCAGGGATCGGGTTCCGCACGGCTGACCGGATCGCGCTCGCCGCTGGAGTCGCCGCCGACAGCCCCGAACGCATCGAGAGCGCCGTCGAGTTCGCGCTCGAACAGCGAGCGTCTCGCGGCGACGTGTTCGTGCCCCTTTCCGAACTGGATCAGGCTGTCGGCGAGGTGCTCGACGCGTCCGAGGAGCAAGTCGCAGAGGCGCTGGCGCGTCTCGCAGACGCTCGGCGGGCCATCGTCGATGACGACCGCGTGTACCTCCACCCGCTGATGCAGTCGGAAGTCAGATCGGCGAATCGCCTGCGACTCCTCGCCCAGTGCCCGCCCATTCCAAGGAACGACGAAGCGATTCGGTCGGCTCTCGCAACGGTCGAGTCTGAGTTGGGCGTCGAGCTAGCTGAGCGTCAGCGCGAGGCGGTACTGGCTGCAGTGGCGCACTCCGCGTTCGTGCTGACCGGGGGGCCCGGCACCGGAAAGACGACAACCGTGCGAGGCATCGTCTGCCTGTTGGAGAGCCTGGGGCTGCGAGTCGCCCTGTGCGCGCCAACGGGTCGCGCCTCCAAGCGCCTCTCCGAGTTGACAGGCTCCGAAGCCGTCACGATCCACCGGATGCTGGGCTACTCACCCATCGACGGACGGTTCGGAGTGAGCGCGGCGAACCCGCTGGATGTAGACGCCGTCATTGTCGACGAGGTGTCGATGGTCGATATCGTCCTCTTCGACGCGTTGCTGCAAGGCATTCCCACCGGCGCGCATCTGGTGCTCGTTGGCGACGGCGAGCAGCTTCCCGCAGTCGGTCCCGGAAACGTGCTCCGCGACGTGATTGCATCCGGCGAGGTTCCCGTCATCGAACTTACGGAGCTGTTCCGGCAGTCCGAGGGCAGTTTGATCGTCACGAACGCCCACCGTATCCGTCGTGGCGACCCGCCTCAGAGCGGTGGCGGACCCGACCGCGATTTCTTCTGTCTTGAGGTCGATGATCCTGCCGAGGCGCAGCGTACGATGGTTCGTCTCTGCTCTGAGCGTCTGCCGGCGCACTACGGCTTCGATCCCATCCAAGACATTCAGGTTCTCGTCCCGATGCGGCGTGGGGCCCTGGGCACGAATGAACTGAACGCCGCTCTCCAAAGCGCCCTGAACCCCGACGGGGCTCTCCTCCGGCTCGGCAGTCGAGATTTCCGAGTCGGCGACCGCGTCATGCAGACGGTCAACAACTACACGAAGGACGTCTACAACGGCGACACCGGTCAGGTCGTCGGCGCATGGCCCAGCGATGGAGCCGTCGCCGTGCGGTACGCCGATGTGACCGTGTCCTACACTGGCGAGGACATCCATGAGCTGGCGCTCGCCTATGCGGTGACCGTGCACAAGTCGCAGGGAAGCGAGTATCCAGCCGTCGTGCTGGGGCTCCACACGCAGCATTACGTCATGCTTCGACGGAACCTTCTCTACACTGCCATCACACGGGCTCGGCGGCTGGTTGTGATCGTCGGGAACCGGATGGCGGTCGACCTCGCGGTCAGGACGAGCGATGAGGCGGGTCGCCGGTCGCATCTCGTGACACGGCTGTCGGAGCCAGCGCAGTTGCCATCTCGACTCCGCAGGTCGCTCCATGGATAGGCTTGTCAGCGCGCTGGGTTGGGACGACGCATGTCCAGACTGACCGCTCGGCGCGGGAGCGCGACGCACTTCCTCCGAAACTACATCGTCGGGGGCGTGCTCGGACTGCTGGTCGGGTTCATCGCCTACACGCAGTGGATCATTCGCGGTCTGGAGGCGAGCAACCGAGCGCTGATCGAACCGCTTGCCCAACTGTCCGCCTATCTGCCGTCGATCCGCGATCGCGAACAGAGCGAGTTGGTCCGTCAAATCGTCGCTGGCGTTGCGGAGCACGGTCGCATCCGGTTCATCATCGCTAGTGCCGACGGCACGCCGGTCGTCGCGCGGGGCGTGGATCGGGATTTGGAGGCGAAGCTCGACGCCGATCAGCCGCTCACAGCCAAGGAGGCGTCCGAGCTCCGAGTCGCCATGGAGCGGATGGAGTCTGCCGCCTCGCCGCTCGATCTGGAGTTCGCTCTTCTCCAAGGTCGGAGAGTCATCGGGAGCATCTACTACGCGGACGCCGACGCGACGGAACTGGCGGATCTGCCCTTCGTCCTGGTCGATGTGGAGGGCAGTCCCATCGCCTGGCGGATCTACGGGCCCTACGAGACGCTCGCGACGTCGGGAGAGAACGCAGCCCGGGCCCGAGCCTTGGTGCGCGATGCCGAACGGGACGGTCGCGTGCGCGAACTGCAGATCGACCCGCCCATGGCACAGGGACGGTTCTTCTACGAGCTGAGACCGCTGCGAGCGCTTGAGTGGATGCCCTACGTCCAGATCGCTCTCGTCGGGGGCTTCTTGGCAGGGGGACTCGCGCTGTACCGACGCATCCGGGTCGATGAGCAGGCGGCGACCTGGGCAGGACTGGCGAAGGAAAGCGCTCACCAGTTGGGAACGCCGGTTACGTCGCTGATGGGCTGGCTGGACTTGGCTCGCGAGTCGGGCATCGCTGCAGGTCCCGCCGGAATCGACGTGGTCGCGGAGATGGCGACGGATGTCGCAAGGCTCCAGCGGGTCGTGTCCCGGTTCGCCCAGGTCGGGCAGATACCCAATCGCGCGCCGGTGGATGTAAACGCGATGCTGGAGGAAGCCGTCAGATACTTCAGGAGCCGTCTGCCCTCCCGGTCCAAATCGACGACCATCGAGGCGAACCGTGAAAACACGCCTCCGGTCCTGGCGAATGCGGACCTCATGCAGTGGGTGTTCGAGAACCTGATCCGGAACGCTCTGGACGCCATCGACGCGTCCGATGTCGATGCCGGACATGTCCAGTTGGTCAGCCGCAACGACGCCAGGAACCGCCAGGTGCGTATCGCGGTCGCCGACAATGGCGGCGGGTTGCCCAAACGGAACTGGCGTCGCGCGTTCGCGCCCGGATTCACGACCAAGAAGCACGGGTGGGGCGTGGGACTGACCCTCGCGGAGCGCATCGTCGTAACGTACCACGGCGGGCAGATCCGCATCGTGGAGTCCAGTCCGTCGGGCACCACCTTCGAGGTCATTCTGCCCTACGCCCCGACGGACGCAGGCGAGCGGGACGACGACGCGTCGATCTCGGCGTCGCATCACGGACCGTGACCTGAGCGCATAGGAGTCATATGCCGTCAAGGCGCATTCTTTGGATTGACGACGAGATCGAGACGCTCCGTTCGCACGTGCTCTTCCTTCAGGCTCGCGATTACGACGTGACGCCCGCGGCGAACGGCAAGGACGGATTGGCGCTCATCGAGGATTCGTCCTTCGATGCCGTCCTGCTGGACCACCGCATGGTGGGCATGGACGGGCTGACCGTGCTCGAGGCGATCAAGTCGACGCGCCCGCACTTGCCAGTCATCATGGTGACTCAGAGCCGGGAAGAGGCGTTGGTCGATGAGGCGCTGAGGAACCGCGCGGATGACTTCCTGATCAAGCCGGTGCACGCGGTGCAGGTCGTCGGGACGCTTCGTCGGGTCATCGACCGCCGTCGGATCCTCGACGCGGCGCGACCTCAGCAGTACATGTCAGACCTGGCGGAGATCACCGCGAAGAAGAACGCTGCCCCGGACTGGCGTGAGTGGGCGGATATCTACTCGCGGCTGGTGATGTGGGACCTGCGGATCGACTCGCTGCACGAATCCGGGCTCGCTGACGCGCACGCGGAGCTTCGTGCGGAGTGCAACCGGCTCTTCTCCGACTACGTCGCCCAGAACTACGCCAAATGGACTCGCGGCGAGGACTCGCCCATCCTTTCGGTCGATGTGCTCGACACGTACGTGCTCCCGCACATCGAACGAGGAGAACAGGTCTATCTCGTCGTGTTGGACTGCCTGCGGTTCGACCAATGGTTGA contains:
- a CDS encoding HEAT repeat domain-containing protein, whose protein sequence is MGKWRSSCVPFGLAALLAAATACSSSERSIADLSSGQPARQIRAAARLVKSPDAKTIPALTAAMRSEDADVRAACSRAIAQTGDRGAIERAATVMAQDAMGPVPDVAIRAVNILGELGQPALPELMTVATVVTEEPLRKASESGLDRLLVPEEVSPTDRDRAMEVLLAALEETDRTLYDASFATLRFVTPLMTESLIEHGLSYPNPFVRKAVAIALSSQATVPVAKALAASLNDPDSDVRTAAAEALGVIRNPGAKEYLQRAAETDIDLGVRRAAQSALDALP
- a CDS encoding nitroreductase, translated to MDVIEAIRTRRSIGTVREDTPPIEAIHAILEAGTWAPNHYGVEPWRFFVLTGDARARLGDVDAAITADTLPDHIDAAVKADLLAKQKAKSFRAPYIIIVVVDKPSAEKVIYIENIAAVGAAVQNMLLAAHSLGLGAKWRTGKVAYSARTKAFLGLDDDADILGFVYVGYPDEEPEPGERQPFDRKTTWLT
- a CDS encoding glycosyltransferase; amino-acid sequence: MQPLAIVFLAFVATITAIYGAAAFALVAGSWMLPRGGRRHLNAADLPFVTVVVAARNESSNVAACLDSLLAVDYPTDRFEVLFIDDHSEDDTRSRAEAIAAQCGNVRVLALADLTDDRLRGKQNALDFGIRSSQGSIIASTDADCVVPPTWLSNIVSHFLDDTGVVIGFSMLDRPRVRDRALVKLQSLELLALFATFAASLRWNIALACTGNNLAYRRSVYEELGGFSKMGFTVAEDNMFVQWVNRHTTWRIEVATEAAATVWTAPMPTFRAFLRQRLRWASNSLENRFSAVWFMVVAYGVNWLMPTAVVLGLLGWVSLPWALAIASVKALPELCHLWRTLSLFGRRDLLPYVPLVGPFHTLYVLIVGIAGLSGRVVWKDREHDTQRKR
- a CDS encoding GNAT family N-acetyltransferase is translated as MAELVTRRLRIRRFRATDWREMQDYVSRPDVTRYDHEYPTSDEACRSLAQFFAGNDGFWAVCLQEAGQLIGHVVCTRKEPAELMTWQLGFVFNPSYHGRGYATEACHRVLEHVFVDQGAYRVESACHPDNIPSWRLMERLGMRCEARHVKSGFLRRSQSGDPIWWDSRIYAILADEWRSVPTLV
- a CDS encoding SDR family oxidoreductase, with product MQLRGKVALVTGANSGIGEASARLYAAEGARVGLLARRVDKTRETVREIVDAGGEAMALTADISQPDQISGAMDELVAKWGRLDIVLANAGINGVWAPIEDLTPEEWDQTLGINLKGTFLTVKYAIPHLKKQGGSVIITSSINGTRQWSLTGATAYSCSKMGQVTFAKHAAVELGRFGIRVNVICPGWIQTNIGENTWPRNREDVRIPVQFPTGRNPLTRKGPGSPEQCAQLALFLASDASSHINGSEIWIDGGESLVTVG
- a CDS encoding 6-phosphofructokinase (catalyzes the formation of D-fructose 1,6-bisphosphate from D-fructose 6-phosphate in glycolysis), whose amino-acid sequence is MAGRRIGVLTGGGDTSALNATLKGIALEAEDHGDSVIGIEAGWAGMLADGSAVHLPASSIDASRGGTIIRTSRTNLRRIEGGIEQASERLTRLGLDGLIAIGGDDTLTVGVELAKFHSGVPIDFVTKTIDNDVGTNPGQGASYDYAAMTNYFCPGFPTAASWLIEAADALRTTAYSHDRVLVLEAMGRTAGWLALSTAFGGADFIVIPESPLDIHPFLELAAERFRERRHLVIVIAEGAVGPNGKPLTESGVKDSFGHARLGGCSEWLARELKADLAERLGLLSASGISNVIASYLQRCGSPSEVDRETACALGREAVRTLLAGDSGKVACPVLKGDEIVPASLDVDQVLPRDAGGTIIPRTVDPRLYDADRFQITETGIRYFERFMGPKPDEYSTPALRPYPS